The nucleotide window TTGGAGATGAGGAGATCTCCGTAGAGGATGCAGAATTGATCCTTGTACCAGCTTTGGGCTTTCATGAAAAAGGCTTCCGATTGGGTCGCGGTGGCGGTTATTATGATCGCATATTAAATTCAGAATCTCTCCAAAAGAAAACAGTGGGACTCAGTTTTTCTAAACTTTTTCCCGTCCCATTCCTTCCAGAAAGCCACGATATAAAAATAGGAAAAATGATTACGGAAATCCAGATTCATTCGTTTTTAGATTGAATCCATGTAGGATTCTGACAGGATTCCAGGTAGCATATGGACCAAGAAACATTACTCACATCCCTGGCGGAAAAAACCAAAATGGAACAAGAGTCCGATCTGGGAGACTTGGAACAGTTCCTCACATTTACCATTGATAAAGAATTCTTTGGGATTCGATTACTTTTGGTTCATGAAATTTTAAAACCAGTTTTAATCACTCGGATTCCCAACGTAGATGATTACATTTTAGGTGTGATCAACCTTAGAGGAGAGATCATCCCCATCGTGGATTTGAAAAAAAGATTCCATGGAACTGATTCAGAAATTTTTCCAATATCACGTATCATCGTTATTATGTTAGATGAAAAACGAATTGGGGTTCTTGTTGATGAAGTCAAACAAGTTGTTAAAATCCAAAAAGATTTTATTAGTTATACAACTGATGACTTGTCGTTAAACTATAGTAAGATGGTTGAATCAGTATCAAGATACGAAGACCATTTGATTTTGAATTTGGATTTGGAACAAATTGTTGATTTTGTTTCATCCGCAAAGTAAAGAGAAAGGGATACGACATTGGCTGGAATTTTAGGCGAATACACAGAAGTTTTCCTG belongs to Leptospira terpstrae serovar Hualin str. LT 11-33 = ATCC 700639 and includes:
- a CDS encoding chemotaxis protein CheW, which codes for MDQETLLTSLAEKTKMEQESDLGDLEQFLTFTIDKEFFGIRLLLVHEILKPVLITRIPNVDDYILGVINLRGEIIPIVDLKKRFHGTDSEIFPISRIIVIMLDEKRIGVLVDEVKQVVKIQKDFISYTTDDLSLNYSKMVESVSRYEDHLILNLDLEQIVDFVSSAK